TCAATTGCGTGACAATAAACTCAAGAATCTGTTGGCCAGCCAACCCGATGTGATCGTTTCGGCCAACATCGGTTGTCTCACGCATTTACAGTCCGGTACCGCGACGCCGGTACGGCATTGGGTAGAGTTGATCGATCAGGTCTTGTCATGATACGGACCTTTTCGGTACTGCTGATTTTTCAGTGCCTCGGTGAAGGCTTGGTGTATTTGTTCGGCTGGCCGGTGCCGGGGCCGGTGATCGGCATGCTGCTGCTGTTTTGTTATTTGTTGTGGCAAAAACAGGAAGCGGCACGGCTGGCACCGGGCGTGCAGGAATTACTGCGACATTTATCCTTGTTATTCATTCCGGCCGGGGTAGGCATCATGGTGCATGGAAAAATGGTGCTAGACCAATGGTTGCCGCTGACGGCCGCACTGGTCATCAGTACTGCGATTTCCATCGTGGTGACAGCGTGCTGCGTGCGGTATTGGCAAAAATGAGCAATCGTCTCGCCGAAGTCTGGGTGTATCTGGCGGCCTCGCCCTTGTTGGGCCTGACCGCCACCCTGCTGGCCTATCAATTCGCTTATGCGTTGTACACGCGTGCCAAATTCAGCCCTTTGGCGAATCCGGTGGCGATCTCGGTGGCGCTGCTGGTGATCGTGCTGCTGGCTACTGGGGTGTCGTATCAAACTTATTTTGCCGGTGCCCAGTTCGTGCACTTCTTGTTAGGGCCGGCGACGGTCGCGCTGGCGCTACCCTTGTATCAACAACTCGATAAATTGCGGCGGCAATGGCGCGCGTTTTTGGCCGGTGCGCTGCTCGGCAGTGCTTCGGCCATCGTCTCGGCCATGCTGATTGCCAAGGCGCTCGGCGCTTCGCAGGTGACGGTCTTGTCCTTGGCGGCGAAGTCGGTGACCATGGCTATCGCCATGGGCATTACTGAAAAAATCGGCGGTTTGCCATCTTTGACGGCGGCACTGGTGATGTTGACCGGTATACTCGGTGCCATGATGGCGGCTTCCATACTCGACCGCTTACATATTCGCGACGCCAGCGTGCGCGGCTTTGCGCTCGGTGTGGCGGCCCATGGCATCGGTACTGCCAGGGCCTTCCAAATCAGTGATGAAATGGGTGCCTTCGCCGGCTTGGCGATGGGCTTGTCGGGTTTGCTGACGGCCTTGGTATTGCCGGTGCTATTGCGTGTTTTTGCAGTGATTTGAGCTCAGCGCGCCAGCAATAACTTCACATCAGCGATCAGATCAGCCGGTGCAGTTTGCGGGGCGTAGCGGCGAAATACGCTGCCGTCTTTCGCGATCAGAAATTTCGTGAAATTCCATTTGATCGCTTGGCTGCCGAGCAGGCCAGGTGCCGCGGCTTTGAGATGGCGGTACAGCGGATGGGCGGCTGCACCGTTGACATCGATTTTCTCAAACAGCGGGAAACTGACGCCATAATTTTTTTCGCAAAAACTGCCGATTTCAGCGGCCGTGCCCGGTTCCTGGTGGCCGAACTGATTGCATGGGAAACCGAGGACTGTGACACCGTGATCCTTGAATTCCTGATAGACGGCTTCGAGGCCTTGATATTGCGGCGTGAAACCGCACTTACTGGCGGTATTGACGACCAATACGACTTGTCCCAGATACTGCTGGAGGTCGACGTCTTGACCGCTTAAATTGTTAACATGGAAATCGAGTGCATGGCTCATGATCAGAGTATCCCTAAATGGTGAGTGCCGGCGCTGAGGTCACGGTCTTTGGAGTCTTTACCTTGCAACATGATGGCCAAGCGCAGTTCATTGACGGAATCGGCGTTGCGCAGGGCATCTTCATAAGTGATTTTGTCGGCTTCATGCAAATCGAACAAAGCTTGATCGAAGGTTTGCATACCGAGTTCGCGCGACTTCTTCATGATTTCTTTCATTTCATGAACTTGGCCTTTGAAAATCATGTCAGAAATTAAAGGCGTATTGAGCAGTACTTCGACCGCAGCGATGCGGCCTTTGCGGCCTTTGACCGGAATCAAGCGTTGCGAAATCACGGCCTTGAGGTTGAGCGACAAGTCCATCAGCAATTGTGCGCGGCGTTCTTCCGGGAAAAAGTTGATGATACGGTCGAGCGCTTGATTCGAGCTGTTGGCATGTAGGGTGGCTAAACACAAGTGCCCGGTTTCGGCAAAGGCGACGGCAAAATCCATGGTTTCGCGGTCGCGAATTTCACCAATCTGTATCACGTCGGGCGCTTGTCGCAGAGAATTTTTCAGTGCCGAGCCCCAGTCTGCGGTGTCGATGCCGACTTCGCGCTGCGTGACGATGCAATTGCCGTGTGGATGCACATATTCGATAGGATCTTCAATCGTGATGATGTGGCCATAGCTGTTTTCATTGCGATAGCCAAGCATGGCCGCCAGCGTGGTCGATTTGCCGGAGCCGGTGGCACCGACCATGATCACCAAGCCGCGCTTGGTCAGCGAGACTTCTTTCAATTGTTCCGGTAAGCCGAGATCGGCTAACTTGGGAATGGCGGTGGTGATGGTGCGCAAGACCAAACCGACCCGGCCCTGTTGCATGAAGGCAGACACCCGAAAGCGTCCCATCCCGGCCGGGTTGATCGCAAAATTACATTCCTTGCTCGATTCGAATTCCGAGGCTTGCTTGTCATTCATGATCGCGCGTGCCAAATCGACCGTGTGCGCGGCCGTCAGCGGCTGATTCGATACCGGTGTGACGCGGCCATCGATCTTGAAAGCCGGCGGGAATTCGGCGGTGATGAATAAATCTGATCCGTTTTTGCTCAGCATCAGTCTGAGCAAGTCATTCATGAATTTGGTAGCCTGATCGCGTTCCATCGTATGCGGGTCCTGTTTGGGTTTAGCCGGGGAAGTTGTCCGGGATTTTCGCCGCGGCGCGTGCCGTGGCGACAGAAATCACATTGCGTCGTACCAGATCGGTCAGATTCTGGTCCAGCGTTTGCATGCCCAGATTACTGCCGGTTTGGATGGCTGAGTACATCTGAGCGATTTTTGATTCGCGTATCAAATTCCGAATCGCCGGTGAGCCAAGCATGATTTCATGGGCGGCGACGCGACCGGAGCCGTCTTTGGTTTTGAGCAGAGTTTGTGAAATCACCGCTTGCAGCGACTCTGACAGCATAGAACGGACCATTTCTTTTTCTTCGGCCGGAAACACGTCGACGATACGGTCGATGGTTTTGGCGGCAGACGAAGTATGCAGGGTGCCGAACACCAGATGGCCGGTTTCGGCCGCCGTCAATGCCAAGCGTATGGTTTCGAGATCGCGCAACTCGCCGACCAGAATGGCATCGGGATCTTCGCGCAAGGCCGAACGCAGCGCATTATTGAACGACATCGTGTGTGGCCCGACTTCGCGCTGGTTGATCAGACATTTTTTCGATTCGTGCACGAATTCGATAGGATCTTCTACCGTCAGAATGTGGCCGTATTCATTTTCATTGAGGTGATTGACCATGGCCGCGAGCGTGGTTGATTTGCCCGAGCCGGTAGGGCCTGTCACCAAAACCAAACCGCGCGGTTTGAGCGCGAGATCGCCGAAAATACGCGGGGCATTGAGTTGCTCAAGTGAGAGAATTTTGGATGGAATCGTGCGCATGACGGCCGCCGCACCACGTTCCTGGTTGAAGGCATTGACGCGAAAGCGCGCCAGTCCAGGAATGGAAAACGAGAAATCGCATTCCAGCGTTTCTTCGTAAGCCTTACGCTGGGAATCATTCATGATGTCATAAATGAGTTCATGCACATCTTTATGTTCCAGCGGCGGCAAATTAATCCGTCGCACATCGCCATGTACCCGTATCATCGGCGGTAAGCCGGAAGATAAGTGCAGATCGGAGGCATTATTCTTGACAGAGAATGCCAGCAGTTCAGAAATGTCCATTTATAATTCCGGTAAAGAGTGCAGTGCGTCGTCGCTGGAACAGCGCCGATGGCAGCGAGGTCAATGATGCATGTAGATACAAGAGTCCCCCGATTATGTCCTTAATTTCTGACAACTTGCAAGCCGTACTTGCTGATATTCAATACGTTGAGCGACAAGCCGAGCGCGAGCCCGGTCAAGTCCGCTTGTTGGCCGTATCGAAAACTTTCGGCACAGATGCCGTACTGGCTGCGGCGCAAGCCGGGCAGCTCGCATTCGGCGAAAATTATTTGCAGGAAGCATTAGATAAAATCACGGCAGTGCGTGAGATGGCACCGCAATTGGCGTTGGAATGGCATTTTATCGGGCCGATACAAAGCAATAAAACCAAACCGATAGCTGAAAATTTTTCTTGGGTGCATTCTGTCGATCGCGCTAAGATTGCCGAGCGTTTGTCAGCACAGCGACCAAGCGATCTGCCAGCATTGAATATTTGTATACAAGTGAATATCAGCGCAGAAGCGAGTAAAAGTGGTGTTTTGCCGGAGCAAGCACTCGCATTGGCGCAAGAAATAGCCGCTCTGCCACATTTACGTTTGCGCGGTTTGATGGCCGTGCCAGCCGCGAGCAATGATATGGAACAACAACGCGCCGCGTTTCGTCAACTGCGCGCCTTGAGCGACACAATACGCCAGCACGGCATCGCCCTCGATACTTTGTCGATGGGAATGAGTGCCGATTTAGCAGCGGCGATCTGGGAAGGCAGCACGATGGTACGTATCGGTACAGCAATTTTTGGGAGCAGACAGTGTCAATTACCCCGGCCTCAAGAGGCTGTCGCAAAAGCCTGATGGACGTTTTTTACACCTGAAACACCGCATACCTCGTCATTCCCGCATGCTTTTGGCGGGAACCCAGCGTCGTTTTTTACACTGAAAATGCCACAATTTCTGGCATTTTCAGTTAAGCACGAACGCCGCTGGGTTCCTGCCAAAAGCGCGCAGGAATGACGTGGCCACCAGTCAGGGTAATGATACCGACTCACTACGCTTTTGCGACAGCCTCTCAAGGCCCGAGTTTGAAAAAGCTCGGTTGACCAGACTGAGCGCAAAGCATCGCGCTACGTTGCAACGAAGTACAAGACTCACCTTGGAATGCTTCCTCAGTTCCAAGCTCTGCAAGCAGCAGAAGCAGACAAGCATAGGGTAAGCACGAAACGTTCTGCTGCAAGGTTCATCGGAGAGTGCGGGTGAGCATTCCGAACCGAAGCTGCGTTGTGACATTGTCGAGGGGAGCGGCACCGTCAGGTGCCCGTCACCAGGCGCGTAAGCGCATAGGGAAGTGCAGATTACATCTGCTATTTCATATTGGAGATACAAAAATGGCTGTATTTGTACTAAGCAGAACACAAGAACCGCTGATGCCATGCAGCGAAAAACGGGCGCGCAAGCTGCTCGCAGCAGGCCGGGCACGCGTGCATCGCCTGTTCCCGTTTGCTATACGTTTGCTTGACCGTACTGTTACTGACAGTGCCTTCCGACGGGAGAGAAAACCGGCCAGTACACAGGCCGCGTAGCAGTTCGCGCAAGTGGCAGTTTCAACATACAAACGCAAGAATCTGTCGTACAAGGCATATCGCATAAGCACTGCAAGATCATTCAGCGTGCAGATGGGTATAGTTATTCACTGGTGGCAAACATGGACGTGACAGGCACGCCACCAAAGCAAGGAACGCTGCGCGTTCCACGCTCTGCCTCCTCGGCCTGAAGGCCGAGGTTTCACGCGTAAATCTGATGAAAAATAATTTGAAAATAGCCTTCATCGGCGGCGGCAATATGGCCGTGGCCTTGATCAACGGCTTATTGCCGGGTTTGGCATCGCCCGAGCAAATTCATGTGGTGGATGTCAATCAAGCCGCCTTGACACGTTTGGAGAGCGAGTTCGCGGTGCGGACCTCCTTATCGATCGACGCACAGCTCGAGGCGGTCGATGTTATCATTTTGGCAGTCAAACCGCAGCAAATGCGTGATGCCGTGGCCGCCTTGGCCAATCATCTGAATGGTCAATTGCTGATTTCCATCGCCGCCGGGATCCGTGCCAGCGATATTTCACGCTGGTTGAGCAATTACGACAAGATTGTGCGTGTCATGCCCAATACCCCGGCCTTGATCAGCAAGGGCATCACCGGCTTGTTCGCCTTGCCAGGCGTTACCGAACCCCAAAAAGACTTGGCCGACGCCATACTGCGCGCCGTCGGTGCTACCTCTTGGGTGGCGAAAGAACGTTTGATCGATGTGGTGACGGCGGTGTCCGGCAGCGGCCCGGCGTATGTGTTTTACTTTATAGAAGCATTGCAGCAAGCGGCGGCCGAACTCGGTTTGACTGCCGAGCAAGCCACACAATTCGCGATCGCCACATTTGAAGGAGCGGCCCAGTTAGCCATGCATTCCAGTGACTCGGTGAAAGTGTTGCGTGAACGCGTCACTTCTAAAGGCGGCACAACCTATGCAGCCTTGACGACGCTGGACGAATTGAACGTAAAACCAGCGATCATCACTGCGATCAAGGCTGCCGCCAGTCGTGCCACCGAACTCGGGGCAGAATTTGGCCAACAAGATTGAGGCAGCGTGATATCACATTTCTTAACATGACAATATAGAAATTGATACATATAGGATACAATGCGTTACAGCTGCGCGCCCGGGTTTATCCCCGGGCATTTTTATGCCGCTTTCCGTATTGTGTCGCTACCACCGTTTCCGGTTTTTTGAAGTTGCACATACCCCAGTAAGATCAATTAATGTGGTTTGTATGGCAATTTTAAACTGGTTCTCTCCTTTTACCGGGCGCGTCAGCGTCTTTCGTACTCTTCTTGCTCATGGCCGTACTGCCATGCTGGCGCTGAGCACGGCCGAGCGTGGCTGCTTGCCTTTGCTGCTGCTGATCGCCGCTTATTTGTATCCGGGTTTGATCGGTCACGATCCTTGGAAGCAAGATGAAACCTATATTTTCGGCATCGTCCATCATATGCTCGAGAGTGGTGACTGGACCGTGCCGACCATGGCCGGTGATGCCTTCATGGAGAAACCGCCGCTGTACTACTGGATCGCAGCAATTTTTGCGCAATTACTCTCACCATGGCTGGCACTGCACGATGGTGCACGCTTGGCGACCGGTTTGCTCATGACCATCACCTGCATCGCCAGCGCTTGGACGGCACGGCAGTGGTGGGGGCCCGGCTATGGCCGCTATGCCGTGTTGTCTTTGCTCGGATGTTTGGGCTTGTTATTGCATGCGCATATGATGCTGACCGACGTTCCCTTGCTGACCGGCTTTGCCATTGCCACCGCTGGTTTCGTTCATGTCGAGCGCAATATGTGGCGCGCAGCGGCCTTGATGGGCACCGGCGTCGGTCTGGCTTTCATGGCCAAAGGCGTGTTCGGACTCGGCGTGTTCGGCGTCACCGTGCTGGCCTTGCCTTTGCTATTTGCCAATTGGCGCAGCCAGTCCTATCTGCGCACGCTGCAATGGGCTTTGTTGTTTGCCGCACCGTGGCTGTTGATCTGGCCGGTATGCTTGTACTTGCGCTCGCCTGATTTATTCATGGAATGGTTTTGGCTGAATAATGTCGGCCGTTATTTCGGCTTTGCCGTCGCCCAGCTAGGCGCGCCGCACACGCCGGGCTTTTGGGCTACTACCTTGCCGTGGTTTGCTTTTCCAGCCATGCCGCTGGCGCTGCTGACAATCTGGCAAAAACGCCGCAGCAGTCTGATGACGCCAGCCTTGCAAGTGTGTGGCCTGGTATTCGGCGTGAGCTTGTTCGTACTTTGGCGCGCCGCCTCGGCACGTGATAATTATGCCCTGCCTTTGTTACTGCCGCTGGCCATCATGGCTGCCCCGGCTGCTCGGCATATATCGGCTGGCTGGAATCGTAGTTGGGACTGGAGTGCACGCTTGCTCTTTGGTGCCGCGGCCTTGTTGATTTGGCTGATTTGGGGCGCGATGATAGTGCGCGGTGCACCGCCGGAATGGCTGTTCTTGCTGAAATATTTGCCGCGTGATTTTGCTCCGAGTTTTTCTTTGGCTCAAACTACTCTGGCGCTCGTTGTCACACTCGCGGCGCTGTATGCCTTGCCACGTCTGGCCACGTTGGAAGCGCGCGGACTGGTCAGTTGGGTTGGCGGCACGGCACTCTGCTGGATGCTGATGAGTAATTTGCTCTTGCCTTGGGTTGATCATGCCAAGAGTTATCGCAGTGTTTTTTCTTCCATGCAAAGCGCTTTACCGGGCAATTTTGACTGTATGGCGAGCAAAGATCTGGGCGAATCGGAACGCGCTATGCTGGGCTACTTCGCCGGCATCACCACCTATCGCCAAGAAAATTTTCCTGACGTGGATTGTGATTTATTGTTGGTCAATGGATTACAGAACCAGCAACCGCAGCATCTGCATGATGAAAACTGGCGTTTGCTGTGGGATGGTGCGCGGCCGGGCGACAGCCGCGAACGCTTGTGGTTATTCGCTGCGAAGAAAATGCATGTCGGATGGATTGACGGGCATGTTCATAAGCAGCGCGGCATCAACTGAGGCGCTTATTTTGTTGGCGTGTGATCAGACCGCGCTTGCCACTGCTTGAGTAGCGGGCTCAACCTGCGCCAAATTTGCCAAGCCGTCAGGGTGCTGGTGGAGAGAGAAATCAAGCGCCGGGGTTTGACAATAAATAATAAAGCGGCGGCACTGGCGCTGAGCAAAGGTCTTTGCCGTATCAGCGCAAACACCTTTGCCAAATACGTATAAGCAGCATCGACGGTATCAAAGGAGTGGCTTAACTGCTCGGTTTGCAAGCCGAGCAGGCACCGCTGGGCATGAATTTTGACCAGCAAGGCTTGACGCCGCAGGGCTAAAACCTCGTTTTCATAAGCCATTAAACATCCTTCCCCAAGGCCCGCAAGGCCTCGGCGTCGTTGTTGAGCTCATTCAAGCTCATTGCCAACAAACGCGGTTTGCTACGTAAGCGCTGACGCACCAAGCCCGCCAGTACCAGTGCTGCGCCACCGAATACCGCCAGCAAGCTGATAATGATCAGCAAGCGGTTGCTGTCCCAAAACAAGACTATCAGTAACAGTGCCAGCAGCAGCAGTGCAAAACAGGCGCAAAACAAGGCTGCCAGCGACCAGAGGATGAGCGCGTGAAGGCGCTGCACCTCTTCTTCGATTTCCACGGAAACCAATTCCAGCCGCGTCTGGACAATGCCAAGCATGGTCGCGCTGAGTTGGCCTAGCGAATCGAGGATAGCCATACTTATTTATTGCGACCGATCAACAGACCGAGCAGTAAGCCTACACCAGCGGCAATGCCGGCCGAGCGCCAAGGATTTTCTTTAACGTAATCGTCGGTGGCATGCACGACTTCTTTACCGCGTCGAACGACCACTTCTTCCATCCGTTGAATTTCTGCTTTGGCAGTCTTGAGGGTTTTTTCGAAACGCAGTTTGGCGGCCTTGAAGCCTTCGCCAGTTTGTTGTTCGGTATTTTTCAATAAATCTTCGGCATCGCTGATGACTTGGTTGAAATCTTGTATCAATTGGTCTTTATGTTGTTCTATGGAACTCATGGTATTTCCTCCGTTGTGCAATGAAAAAAATCTGTCTGTACAGTGTAGATCAGGCCTGCACAGGTAGTTTGTTATGGGTCAATAAAGGCTGGTGTGAAGCACGATTTTCATCCTACTGTAAAGCATAGTCGAGGGCGACGCCAGCAAAAATCGCCGCTCCCAACCAGTTATTATGGATAAAAGCGGCGAAGCAACGCAGCCGTTCGCGTTCTCGTATCAATGCAAAATGATAGAGCGCACAGGCGCTGGCGACAGCCATACCGGCGTAAAACCAGATACCCAAACCAAATTGCCGGCCGCAGATGGTGATGATGCCTAAGCTCATGAAATAGCAAACCATGATGGCGGCGACATCGTAGCGGCCGAAGCTAATGGCGGAGGTATGCAGACCGAGGCGCAGATCATCGTCGCGGTCGACCATGGCATATTCGGTATCATAAGCGATGGCCCAGAAGACATTGGCGACGAGAAGTACCCAGGCGACCGGCGGGATGGTGTTTTGCACGGCAGCAAAAGCCATGGGAATGCCAAAGCCGAAGGCAATTCCAAGATAAGCCTGCGGAATGGCAAAGAAGCGTTTGAAATATGGGTAGCTGGCGGCAATCAATACTGCGGCGACCGAGCATTGTTTGGTCAGGGTATTGAGCGGTAACACCAAGGCAAACGAGAGCAAGGCCAGTACGCCGGCGACGGCGAGCGCTTCGCGTCCGGAAATTTTTCCAGCTGTCAGTGGTCGCTGTGCCGTGCGTTTCACATGGCGGTCGAAATCGCGATCGGCATAGTCATTGACGGCGCAACCTGCCGAGCGCATCAGCACCGTGCCGGTGGTGAAAATAGCGACGAGTTTCCAATCGGGCCGCCCGGCGCTGGCAATCCAGAGCGCACACAGGGTGGGCCAGAGCAATAATAAAATGCCTATCGGTTTATCGAGACGCACCAGTTTGATATACCAGTGCAGACGGGGCAAGAGGGCATTCATGGCATTACCTGTTGTGACAAACAGGGCCAATTATAAGGGCTAACGGCATGGGCAGATACTACATCAACAGGTTCGCGCGGCGGCGCGGTTGGGTCTGCCGGGTCTGCTGGGGCTGCGCTGACTGCGTCGACGGCGCTACTGCCGCGCTGGCCAAGCTGGTGGCGACACTCAGAGGACGCTCAGGCGTCAAGCTTGGGGCGGTTTGCTGTCCCAGCGTATAGCCGGCAACGAAAATGATGGCCGTTAGAAGCATACACAGACTATATCTGACAAAGGATTGCATTTTTCCCTTTCTTTGACTGAACCCCCGGAGTGTCGCAACAGCCGCTTGGTGATACCAGACAAATCTCCCAAGTTCTGATTTTTGCCCTGCTTGGTAGCGTTTTTCAGTACTATTAAGCTTTTTTCAGCGGCTAGGGATAATCATGAGCTCTCCGGAACTATTGTTACATGTCTTGCGCAGCGAATTACGCGCCGCCGGGGTGACCTATAAAATCTTGGCCGAACGCATAGATATGAGCGAATCCAGCGTCAAGCGTATGTTCGGACAAAAAGATATGAGCCTGTCACGGCTCGCGCATATTTGTAAGGTGGCCGGCATCGCGCTGGAAGATGTGTTGCGTCAGGCTTGCACCGTGGCACCAGATTCCGATACGCTCACGCTGGCCCAAGAAAAATCCTTGATTGCCGATGCCAAATTGTTACTGGTGGCGATATGTTGTCTCGGTCATTGGAGCTTGGAGCAAATCGTCGAGACTTACAGTCTGAGTCAGGCTGAGTGTGTGCTGCATTTGATTGCACTCGATAAGCTGGAATTGATAGAATTACGCCCGCATAATCGTTATCGTCTCAATGTGTCGGCCGCTTTTCACTGGCGGCCAGATGGTCCGGTGCAGCAATTTTTTCGGGCGCATGTGGTCAGCGATTATTTCAATGGTAGTTTTGATGGTAGCGGCGAAACCCTGTTGTGTGTGCCGGCGCGAGTATCGAGTCGTAGTGCGCAGGAAATCGTGCAAAAAATTCAGCAATTGGTGGCCGAACTGGCGCGCTTGCATCAGGATGACCGGCGCTTGCGTTCCGATGAACGCGATGGTTTTACCTTGCTCATCGGCTTTCGTTCCTGGGAATTTTCTGCCCTGACGGCCTTGCGGCGGCCGGAAGCGCCACCCGAGGTGGCTGGTCTGACCCACCAAATTGCCCCGAAGAAGAAGTAGCGCGCTGAGGCGGGAGCAGAGATTTTGCGTCAACGCGTGATTCGCCTATGCTTCACGATGAAGCAGTAGTGGGCGCAGCGTCGAGCATGCGCACGCCGGGTAAATCGCAAGCCAGTACGGCTTGGCGTATTGCTTCGATGGCGGCTTGCCTGGTAAAACTTTTACGCCAGGCGATCACGACGCGGCGTTCCGGCACCGGCGCGCTGAAA
The sequence above is drawn from the Undibacterium sp. CCC3.4 genome and encodes:
- a CDS encoding helix-turn-helix transcriptional regulator; the protein is MSSPELLLHVLRSELRAAGVTYKILAERIDMSESSVKRMFGQKDMSLSRLAHICKVAGIALEDVLRQACTVAPDSDTLTLAQEKSLIADAKLLLVAICCLGHWSLEQIVETYSLSQAECVLHLIALDKLELIELRPHNRYRLNVSAAFHWRPDGPVQQFFRAHVVSDYFNGSFDGSGETLLCVPARVSSRSAQEIVQKIQQLVAELARLHQDDRRLRSDERDGFTLLIGFRSWEFSALTALRRPEAPPEVAGLTHQIAPKKK